A section of the Paralichthys olivaceus isolate ysfri-2021 chromosome 14, ASM2471397v2, whole genome shotgun sequence genome encodes:
- the psme4a gene encoding proteasome activator complex subunit 4A isoform X3 gives MKKAQSDTLGFAPQKDIVYNKLLPYADRLDAESNAILSKIKGNLSRAVQLREIWPGVLFWTRKLSTYMRLYGRKFSKEDHVLFIKLLYELVTISELEISMMQGLARLLINLLKKRELLSREDLELPWRPLYELHDRILFSKTEHLGLNWFPNSPRPRSSSKLIILKLVQRCSVESVLKTLVKSCRPYFSESATQEMLDEWRPLLCPFDVTMQRAISYFELFLPTTLPPEQHHMGFKLWFDEMISLWVSVQNLPSWEVHLVSLFARLANDNIGYIDWDPYIPKIFTRILRSLNLPVGTSQMMVPRYVTNAYDIGHVVLWVSSLLGGPSKQTQAQLSGLFNSITSFFHPSNHGRWLMKLMKLLQRLPASVVRRLHRERYRKPTWLTPIPESHKLTEEDITNFVESMMQPVLLAMFSKTGSLDAAQALQNLALMRPELVIPPVLEKTYPALETLTEPHQLTATLSCMIGVARSLVSGGQRFPEGPTHMLPLLMRALPGVDPNDFSKCMITFQFIATFVTLVPLVDCSSALHERTDLTEVEREMCSASAEFEDFVLQFMDRCFALIDSSTLEQTREETETEKMTHLESLVELGLSSTFSTILTQCSLDIFKVALVKVFNFATTNIFETRVAGRMVSDMCRAASKCNPAESLKMFVPHCCNAINQIAVNEEVLNEEELDKELLWNLQLLSEVSRVDGDKILPYRSDLVQILQLTLHLKCKQGYTLACNLLHHILRSTVLIYPTEYCSMPGGFHQPISDYLPIKDWGRPGDLWNLDIRWHVPSVEETSFAFYLLDLILQPELQRLQRFAQGEQDMSRDDVLQSLTIVQHCLLGAGTLMPPLKGEPIPELVQSMVNLDETILYTGIEYDASRENYRDAVCSVMRLLLQYILEHSEDDTKSLFSIIKIISDLLHFKGSHKHEFDSRWKSFNLVKKSMENRLHGRKQHIRALLIDRVMLQHELRKLTVEGCQYRSIHQELMRDLLRLSTSTYSQVRSRAQNVLFTALGTYNFCCRDLIPHVLKFLNPDNSSVTQQQFKGALYCLLGNHSGVCLANLHDWECITLTWPAIVRSGLSTAMSLEKPSIVRLFDDLADKIHRQYETIGMDFSIPAECCAVAKQIMITGNPLPEEPVPSEEETAEGVKRQELKNSESVQKYKHLIGDLLDYLSNRNMPWKFEHISIGFLSLLLRDDHELPPPAVMFFVKSLNHDSLYVRKVAISAVAGILKQIKRPHKKVPVDPSELCGVKELSGKVAGDRADNQWLQYNSSSLPRTQQDWDQCVFVEKTHWGYHSWPRKLMMYAPLEEQPKQNLSRDEMTEREQIIFDHFSDPVFINQFIEFLSLEDRKGKDKFSPRRFCLFKGLFRNFSDAFLPVLQPHMERLVADCHESKQRCVAEIISGLIRGCKHWSYSKVENLWELLCPLLRIALSNITIETYADWGTCIATACESRDPRKLYWLFELLMESPVNGEGGSFVDACRLYVLQGGLAQQEWRVPELLHRLLQYLEPKLTQVYKNVRERIGSVLTYIFMIDVNLPFTQPTTSPRISDFTERILLQLKPLNEGDEEIQNHVIEENEVGGVQDERTQAIKLLKTVLKWLIASAGRSFSTAVPEQLRLLPLLFKIAPVENDDSYDELKRDAKTCLSLMSQGLLYPEQIPMVLRALQEIAGSSSWHARYTVLTYLQIMVFYNLFTFMSDQKAVNDVRSLVIQLLEDEQLEVREMAATTLSGFLQCNFLSMDAPMQAHFEALCKTSLPKKRKRELGSIVDTIPSADLVRRHAGVLGLSACILSSPYDVPTWMPQLLMDLSAHLNDTQPIEMTVKKTLSNFRRTHHDNWQQHKQQFTDDQLLVLTDLLVSPCYYA, from the exons ATGAAGAAGGCTCAGTCGGACACGCTGGGTTTCGCTCCtcaaaaagacatagtatacaACAAACTTCTGCCCTACGCGGACAGACTCGACGCGGAATCCAATGCGATTCTGAGCAAAATCAAAGGAAACTTGAGCCGAGCGGTTCAGCTCAGAGAGATATGGCCCGGGGTGCTGTTCTGGACGAGGAAACTTTCCAC GTACATGAGGCTGTATGGACGGAAGTTCAGCAAAGAAGACCATGTACTATTCATCAAGTTGCTCTACGAGCTAGTGACGATCTCCGAACTGGAGATCAGCATGATGCAGGGCCTTGCTCGGCTTCTTATCAACCTCCTCAA GAAAAGGGAACTGCTGTCAAGGGAAGACCTTGAGCTGCCATGGAGACCACTGTACGAGCTCCACGACCGGATTCTTTTCTCGAAAACAGAGCATCTGGGCCTCAACTGGTTTCCCAA TTCTCCACGGCCTCGTTCATCCTCTAAACTCATAATTCTAAAATTGGTTCAGAGGTG CTCTGTGGAAAGTGTGTTGAAAACACTTGTGAAAAGCTGCCGACC ATACTTTTCGGAGTCTGCCACTCAGGAGATGCTGGATGAGTGGAGACCACTCCTTTGTCCGTTTGATGTCACCATGCAAAGAGCGATCAGCTACTTTGAGCTCTTCCTACCCACGACTCTGCCACCAGAGCAGCATCACATGGGGTTCAA GTTGTGGTTTGATGAAATGATCAGTTTATGGGTCTCTGTGCAAAATCTCCCAAGCTGGGAAGTG CATCTGGTCAGTCTATTTGCCCGCTTGGCTAATGACAACATTGGCTACATTGATTGGGACCCTTATATCCCTAAG attttcaCAAGAATTTTGAGGAGTTTGAATCTCCCTGTGGGGACCAGTCAGATGATGGTTCCACGATATGTCACTAATGCCTACGACATCGGACATGTGGTGCTTTGGGTCTCATCCCTCCTA GGAGGACCCAGCAAGCAGACCCAAGCACAACTCAGTGGCCTTTTCAACAGTATTACATCCTTCTTCCACCCATCAAACCATGGCCGCTGGTTG ATGAAGCTCATGAAGCTGCTTCAGCGTCTCCCGGCCAGCGTAGTACGGCGGCTGCACAGAGAACGCTACAGAAAGCCGACATGGTTAACGCCCATACCAGAGAGCCACAAGCTCACAGAGGAGGATATCACAAACTTTGTGGAGAGCATGATGCAGCCGGTTCTGCTGGCCATGTTCAGCAAGACAGGCAGCCTTGATGCAGCCCAGGCCCTGCAAAACCTGGCTCTAATGAGGCCTGAGCTAGTCATTCCTCCTGTGCTGGAGAA AACATACCCCGCTCTGGAGACTCTAACAGAGCCCCACCAGCTGACAGCCACTCTGAGCTGCATGATTGGTGTGGCACGGAGCCTGGTGTCAGGTGGGCAGCGCTTTCCTGAGGGGCCCACTCACATGCTGCCCCTGCTCATGAGGGCTCTGCCTGGCGTCGACCCAAATGATTTCAGCAAGTGCATG ATCACATTCCAGTTTATTGCTACATTTGTGACTCTTGTGCCTTTGGTGGACTGTTCATCTGCCCTACATGAAAGAACTGACTTAACTGAG GTGGAAAGAGAGATGTGCTCGGCCTCAGCTGAGTTTGAAGACTTTGTGCTTCAGTTCATGGATAG GTGTTTTGCCCTGATAGACAGCAGCACTCTGGAACAAACTCGAGAGGAAACGGAAACGGAGAAGATGACTCACTTGGAGAGTCTGGTAGAGCTCGGCCTGTCCTCCACTTTTAGTACCATCCTCACTCAGTGTTCTTTGGACATCTTCAAG GTGGCTCTGGTAAAAGTGTTCAATTTTGCAACCACCAACATCTTTGAGACACGTGTTGCTGGGAGAATGGTGTCTGACATGTGCAGAGCGGCTTCAAAG TGTAACCCTGCAGAGTCTCTCAAGATGTTTGTGCCACACTGCTGCAATGCCATAAACCAAATCGCTGTCA ATGAGGAAGTGTTGAATGAGGAGGAGCTTGACAAGGAGTTGTTGTGGAATCTCCAACTTCTGTCTGAG GTGTCCCGTGTAGATGGTGACAAGATCCTGCCCTATCGCTCTGACCTGGTCCAGATTTTGCAGTTGACACTGCACCTCAAGTGTAAGCAGGGCTACACTCTCGCCTGCAACCTGCTTCACCACATCCTTCGATCTACTGTCCTCATCTACCCCACAGAGTACTGCAGCATGCCAGGAGGCTTCCACCAACCAATCAGTGACTACCTACCCATCAAG GACTGGGGTCGCCCCGGGGACCTGTGGAATTTGGACATCCGGTGGCACGTGCCCAGTGTTGAGGAGACatcttttgctttttatttgctgGACCTGATCCTCCAGCCTGAACTTCAGCGCCTTCAGAGATTTGCACAGGGAGAACAGGACATGAGCAG agatGATGTCCTACAAAGTCTGACCATTGTTCAGCACTGCCTGCTGGGTGCTGGGACTCTGATGCCGCCACTGAAAGGAGAACCCATCCCTGAACT GGTCCAAAGCATGGTGAATCTAGATGAGACCATCCTCTACACAGGAATTGAGTACG ATGCATCCAGAGAGAACTACAGAGATGCTGTCTGTAGTGTAATGAGACTGCTGCTGC AATACATCCTGGAGCACTCTGAGGATGACACCAAGTCTCTTTTCTCCATCATCAAG ATTATCAGCGACCTGTTGCACTTCAAAGGTTCTCACAAACACGAGTTTGACTCCCGCTGGAAGAGCTTCAACCTTGTGAAGAAATCAATGGaaaacaga CTTCACGGCAGAAAGCAGCACATCAGAGCTCTGCTAATAGACAGAGTCATGCTCCAGCATGAG cTGAGAAAGCTGACTGTGGAAGGATGTCAGTACAGGAGCATCCACCAGGAGCTGATGAGAGATCTGTTGAGGCTTTCCACAAGCACCTACAGTCAA GTTCGCAGCAGAGCTCAAAACGTCTTGTTCACTGCACTGGGAACCTAtaatttctgctgcagagatctaATCCCCCACGTCCTTAAGTTTCTCAACCCGGACAACAGCAGTGTAACACAGCAACAGTTCAAA GGTGCCTTGTACTGTCTTCTGGGAAATCACAGCGGGGTGTGCCTGGCCAACCTGCACGACTGGGAGTGCATTACGCTGACGTGGCCCGCCATCGTGCGCTCTGGGCTCAGCACAGCCATGTCTCTGGAGAAGCCCTCCATTGTGCGGCTCTTTGATGACCTTGCAGACAAAATCCATCGGCAGTATGAGACAATCGGCATGGACTTCTCT ATCCCTGCTGAGTGCTGTGCTGTGGCCAAACAAATTATGATCACTGGAAATCCTCTTCCTGAGGAACCCGTCCCTTCAGAGGAAGAAACGGCAGAGGGTGTAAAGAGGCAGGAACTCAAGAACTCTGAGTCTGTTCA GAAATACAAACACCTCATTGGCGATCTGCTGGACTACCTCAGCAACAGGAACAT GCCTTGGAAGTTTGAACACATTTCAATTGGCTTCCTCTCATTGCTGCTGAGAGACGACCACGAACTTCCACCACCTGCTGTTATGTTCTTTGTCAAAAGCCTCAACCATGACTCCCTCTACGTCCGCAAG GTGGCGATATCAGCTGTAGCAGGGATACTGAAACAAATAAAGAGACCCCACAAGAAAGTCCCTGTCGACCCCTCTGAGCTTT GTGGAGTGAAGGAGCTCAGTGGTAAAGTAGCGGGAGACCGTGCAGACAACCAGTGGCTTCAATATAACAGCAGCAGTCTGCCACGCACACAGCAGGACTgggatcagtgtgtgtttgtggaaaagACTCACTGGGGATACCACTCCTGGCCAAG AAAATTAATGATGTATGCACCGCTGGAGGAACAACCCAAACAGAATCTGTCCAGAGATGAAATGACAGAG AGGGAGCAGATCATCTTTGACCATTTCTCAGACCCAGTATTCATCAACCAGTTCATTGAGTTTCTGTCCCTTGAGGACCGTAAGGGCAAGGACAAGTTCAGCCCTCGCAGGTTCTGTTTGTTCAAG GGATTGTTTCGCAACTTCAGCGATGCCTTTCTGCCAgtgctgcagccacacatggagCGCCTGGTGGCAGACTGCCACGAGAGCAAGCAGCGTTGTGTTGCAGAGATCATCTCTGGGCTGATCAGAGGCTGCAAGCACTGGAGTTACTCAAAG GTGGAGAATCTTTGGGAGCTGTTGTGTCCACTTCTCCGTATTGCCCTGTCAAACATCACAATAGAAACTTACGCTGACTGGGGAACCTGCATCGCCACAGCCTGT GAGAGTAGAGACCCAAGGAAGCTCTACTGGCTGTTTGAGTTGCTAATGGAGTCTCCAGTAAATGGCGAGGGTGGCTCCTTTGTGGATGCCTG CCGTCTGTACGTGCTGCAGGGAGGCCTGGCTCAGCAGGAGTGGCGCGTTCCAGAGCTCCTTCACAGGCTGTTACAATACCTGGAGCCCAAACTCACACAGGTCTACAAGAATGTACGAGAGCGAATCGGCAG CGTGCTCACATACATCTTCATGATTGATGTAAACTTGCCGTTTACCCAGCCGACCACGTCTCCGCGCATCTCTGACTTCACAGAGCGGattttgttgcagctgaagCCTCTCAATGAGGGCGACGAGGAGATCCAGAACCACGTGATTGAGGAGAATGAGGTGGGGGGGGTGCAGGATGAGAGGACGCAAGCCATCAAGCTTCTTAAGACAG TGCTGAAGTGGCTGATTGCAAGTGCCGGTCGCTCCTTCTCCACTGCTGTGCCAGAACAGCTGCGGTTGCTCCCCCTGCTTTTCAAG ATTGCTCCAGTTGAGAACGATGACAGTTACGATGAGCTGAAGAGGGACGCAAAGACCTGCCTGTCTCTGATGTCTCAGGGACTCCTCTACCCGGAGCAGATCCCCATGGTCCTCAGAGCTCTGCAGGAG ATTGCTGGCAGCAGCTCCTGGCACGCTCGCTACACGGTGCTCACATACCTCCAGATCATGGTTTTTTACAACCTGTTCACCTTCATGAGTGACCAGAAAGCGGTGAACGACGTGCGCTCGCTTGTGATACAACTGCTGGAAGACGAGCAGCTGGAG GTGAGAGAAATGGCCGCTACTACGCTCAGTGGCTTCCTTCAGTGCAATTTCCTGTCCATGGACGCCCCTATGCAGGCACATTTTGAGGCCCTCTGCAAGACGTCCTTACctaagaagaggaagagggagctCGGCTCCATAGTGGACACTATTCCCTCTGCTG acCTGGTACGGCGCCATGCTGGTGTTCTCGGGTTGAGTGCTTGTATTCTGTCCAGCCCGTACGATGTGCCCACTTGGATGCCGCAGCTCTTGATGGACCTCAGTGCTCACCTAAATGACACACAACCTATTGAA ATGACTGTGAAGAAAACTCTGTCAAACTTTAGACGGACTCACCATGACAACTGGCAGCAACATAAGCAGCAGTTCACAGACGACCAGCTGCTCGTTCTGACTGACCTGCTGGTCTCCCCCTGTTACTATGCCTAA
- the psme4a gene encoding proteasome activator complex subunit 4A isoform X1, whose protein sequence is MKKAQSDTLGFAPQKDIVYNKLLPYADRLDAESNAILSKIKGNLSRAVQLREIWPGVLFWTRKLSTYMRLYGRKFSKEDHVLFIKLLYELVTISELEISMMQGLARLLINLLKKRELLSREDLELPWRPLYELHDRILFSKTEHLGLNWFPNSPRPRSSSKLIILKLVQRCSVESVLKTLVKSCRPYFSESATQEMLDEWRPLLCPFDVTMQRAISYFELFLPTTLPPEQHHMGFKLWFDEMISLWVSVQNLPSWEVHLVSLFARLANDNIGYIDWDPYIPKIFTRILRSLNLPVGTSQMMVPRYVTNAYDIGHVVLWVSSLLGGPSKQTQAQLSGLFNSITSFFHPSNHGRWLMKLMKLLQRLPASVVRRLHRERYRKPTWLTPIPESHKLTEEDITNFVESMMQPVLLAMFSKTGSLDAAQALQNLALMRPELVIPPVLEKTYPALETLTEPHQLTATLSCMIGVARSLVSGGQRFPEGPTHMLPLLMRALPGVDPNDFSKCMITFQFIATFVTLVPLVDCSSALHERTDLTEVEREMCSASAEFEDFVLQFMDRCFALIDSSTLEQTREETETEKMTHLESLVELGLSSTFSTILTQCSLDIFKVALVKVFNFATTNIFETRVAGRMVSDMCRAASKCNPAESLKMFVPHCCNAINQIAVNEEVLNEEELDKELLWNLQLLSEVSRVDGDKILPYRSDLVQILQLTLHLKCKQGYTLACNLLHHILRSTVLIYPTEYCSMPGGFHQPISDYLPIKDWGRPGDLWNLDIRWHVPSVEETSFAFYLLDLILQPELQRLQRFAQGEQDMSRDDVLQSLTIVQHCLLGAGTLMPPLKGEPIPELVQSMVNLDETILYTGIEYDASRENYRDAVCSVMRLLLQYILEHSEDDTKSLFSIIKIISDLLHFKGSHKHEFDSRWKSFNLVKKSMENRLHGRKQHIRALLIDRVMLQHELRKLTVEGCQYRSIHQELMRDLLRLSTSTYSQVRSRAQNVLFTALGTYNFCCRDLIPHVLKFLNPDNSSVTQQQFKGALYCLLGNHSGVCLANLHDWECITLTWPAIVRSGLSTAMSLEKPSIVRLFDDLADKIHRQYETIGMDFSIPAECCAVAKQIMITGNPLPEEPVPSEEETAEGVKRQELKNSESVQKYKHLIGDLLDYLSNRNMPWKFEHISIGFLSLLLRDDHELPPPAVMFFVKSLNHDSLYVRKVAISAVAGILKQIKRPHKKVPVDPSELCKHHTFVFSCVFVYKHDCLCLVLILDLKNLDLSLLGGVKELSGKVAGDRADNQWLQYNSSSLPRTQQDWDQCVFVEKTHWGYHSWPRKLMMYAPLEEQPKQNLSRDEMTEREQIIFDHFSDPVFINQFIEFLSLEDRKGKDKFSPRRFCLFKGLFRNFSDAFLPVLQPHMERLVADCHESKQRCVAEIISGLIRGCKHWSYSKVENLWELLCPLLRIALSNITIETYADWGTCIATACESRDPRKLYWLFELLMESPVNGEGGSFVDACRLYVLQGGLAQQEWRVPELLHRLLQYLEPKLTQVYKNVRERIGSVLTYIFMIDVNLPFTQPTTSPRISDFTERILLQLKPLNEGDEEIQNHVIEENEVGGVQDERTQAIKLLKTVLKWLIASAGRSFSTAVPEQLRLLPLLFKIAPVENDDSYDELKRDAKTCLSLMSQGLLYPEQIPMVLRALQEIAGSSSWHARYTVLTYLQIMVFYNLFTFMSDQKAVNDVRSLVIQLLEDEQLEVREMAATTLSGFLQCNFLSMDAPMQAHFEALCKTSLPKKRKRELGSIVDTIPSADLVRRHAGVLGLSACILSSPYDVPTWMPQLLMDLSAHLNDTQPIEMTVKKTLSNFRRTHHDNWQQHKQQFTDDQLLVLTDLLVSPCYYA, encoded by the exons ATGAAGAAGGCTCAGTCGGACACGCTGGGTTTCGCTCCtcaaaaagacatagtatacaACAAACTTCTGCCCTACGCGGACAGACTCGACGCGGAATCCAATGCGATTCTGAGCAAAATCAAAGGAAACTTGAGCCGAGCGGTTCAGCTCAGAGAGATATGGCCCGGGGTGCTGTTCTGGACGAGGAAACTTTCCAC GTACATGAGGCTGTATGGACGGAAGTTCAGCAAAGAAGACCATGTACTATTCATCAAGTTGCTCTACGAGCTAGTGACGATCTCCGAACTGGAGATCAGCATGATGCAGGGCCTTGCTCGGCTTCTTATCAACCTCCTCAA GAAAAGGGAACTGCTGTCAAGGGAAGACCTTGAGCTGCCATGGAGACCACTGTACGAGCTCCACGACCGGATTCTTTTCTCGAAAACAGAGCATCTGGGCCTCAACTGGTTTCCCAA TTCTCCACGGCCTCGTTCATCCTCTAAACTCATAATTCTAAAATTGGTTCAGAGGTG CTCTGTGGAAAGTGTGTTGAAAACACTTGTGAAAAGCTGCCGACC ATACTTTTCGGAGTCTGCCACTCAGGAGATGCTGGATGAGTGGAGACCACTCCTTTGTCCGTTTGATGTCACCATGCAAAGAGCGATCAGCTACTTTGAGCTCTTCCTACCCACGACTCTGCCACCAGAGCAGCATCACATGGGGTTCAA GTTGTGGTTTGATGAAATGATCAGTTTATGGGTCTCTGTGCAAAATCTCCCAAGCTGGGAAGTG CATCTGGTCAGTCTATTTGCCCGCTTGGCTAATGACAACATTGGCTACATTGATTGGGACCCTTATATCCCTAAG attttcaCAAGAATTTTGAGGAGTTTGAATCTCCCTGTGGGGACCAGTCAGATGATGGTTCCACGATATGTCACTAATGCCTACGACATCGGACATGTGGTGCTTTGGGTCTCATCCCTCCTA GGAGGACCCAGCAAGCAGACCCAAGCACAACTCAGTGGCCTTTTCAACAGTATTACATCCTTCTTCCACCCATCAAACCATGGCCGCTGGTTG ATGAAGCTCATGAAGCTGCTTCAGCGTCTCCCGGCCAGCGTAGTACGGCGGCTGCACAGAGAACGCTACAGAAAGCCGACATGGTTAACGCCCATACCAGAGAGCCACAAGCTCACAGAGGAGGATATCACAAACTTTGTGGAGAGCATGATGCAGCCGGTTCTGCTGGCCATGTTCAGCAAGACAGGCAGCCTTGATGCAGCCCAGGCCCTGCAAAACCTGGCTCTAATGAGGCCTGAGCTAGTCATTCCTCCTGTGCTGGAGAA AACATACCCCGCTCTGGAGACTCTAACAGAGCCCCACCAGCTGACAGCCACTCTGAGCTGCATGATTGGTGTGGCACGGAGCCTGGTGTCAGGTGGGCAGCGCTTTCCTGAGGGGCCCACTCACATGCTGCCCCTGCTCATGAGGGCTCTGCCTGGCGTCGACCCAAATGATTTCAGCAAGTGCATG ATCACATTCCAGTTTATTGCTACATTTGTGACTCTTGTGCCTTTGGTGGACTGTTCATCTGCCCTACATGAAAGAACTGACTTAACTGAG GTGGAAAGAGAGATGTGCTCGGCCTCAGCTGAGTTTGAAGACTTTGTGCTTCAGTTCATGGATAG GTGTTTTGCCCTGATAGACAGCAGCACTCTGGAACAAACTCGAGAGGAAACGGAAACGGAGAAGATGACTCACTTGGAGAGTCTGGTAGAGCTCGGCCTGTCCTCCACTTTTAGTACCATCCTCACTCAGTGTTCTTTGGACATCTTCAAG GTGGCTCTGGTAAAAGTGTTCAATTTTGCAACCACCAACATCTTTGAGACACGTGTTGCTGGGAGAATGGTGTCTGACATGTGCAGAGCGGCTTCAAAG TGTAACCCTGCAGAGTCTCTCAAGATGTTTGTGCCACACTGCTGCAATGCCATAAACCAAATCGCTGTCA ATGAGGAAGTGTTGAATGAGGAGGAGCTTGACAAGGAGTTGTTGTGGAATCTCCAACTTCTGTCTGAG GTGTCCCGTGTAGATGGTGACAAGATCCTGCCCTATCGCTCTGACCTGGTCCAGATTTTGCAGTTGACACTGCACCTCAAGTGTAAGCAGGGCTACACTCTCGCCTGCAACCTGCTTCACCACATCCTTCGATCTACTGTCCTCATCTACCCCACAGAGTACTGCAGCATGCCAGGAGGCTTCCACCAACCAATCAGTGACTACCTACCCATCAAG GACTGGGGTCGCCCCGGGGACCTGTGGAATTTGGACATCCGGTGGCACGTGCCCAGTGTTGAGGAGACatcttttgctttttatttgctgGACCTGATCCTCCAGCCTGAACTTCAGCGCCTTCAGAGATTTGCACAGGGAGAACAGGACATGAGCAG agatGATGTCCTACAAAGTCTGACCATTGTTCAGCACTGCCTGCTGGGTGCTGGGACTCTGATGCCGCCACTGAAAGGAGAACCCATCCCTGAACT GGTCCAAAGCATGGTGAATCTAGATGAGACCATCCTCTACACAGGAATTGAGTACG ATGCATCCAGAGAGAACTACAGAGATGCTGTCTGTAGTGTAATGAGACTGCTGCTGC AATACATCCTGGAGCACTCTGAGGATGACACCAAGTCTCTTTTCTCCATCATCAAG ATTATCAGCGACCTGTTGCACTTCAAAGGTTCTCACAAACACGAGTTTGACTCCCGCTGGAAGAGCTTCAACCTTGTGAAGAAATCAATGGaaaacaga CTTCACGGCAGAAAGCAGCACATCAGAGCTCTGCTAATAGACAGAGTCATGCTCCAGCATGAG cTGAGAAAGCTGACTGTGGAAGGATGTCAGTACAGGAGCATCCACCAGGAGCTGATGAGAGATCTGTTGAGGCTTTCCACAAGCACCTACAGTCAA GTTCGCAGCAGAGCTCAAAACGTCTTGTTCACTGCACTGGGAACCTAtaatttctgctgcagagatctaATCCCCCACGTCCTTAAGTTTCTCAACCCGGACAACAGCAGTGTAACACAGCAACAGTTCAAA GGTGCCTTGTACTGTCTTCTGGGAAATCACAGCGGGGTGTGCCTGGCCAACCTGCACGACTGGGAGTGCATTACGCTGACGTGGCCCGCCATCGTGCGCTCTGGGCTCAGCACAGCCATGTCTCTGGAGAAGCCCTCCATTGTGCGGCTCTTTGATGACCTTGCAGACAAAATCCATCGGCAGTATGAGACAATCGGCATGGACTTCTCT ATCCCTGCTGAGTGCTGTGCTGTGGCCAAACAAATTATGATCACTGGAAATCCTCTTCCTGAGGAACCCGTCCCTTCAGAGGAAGAAACGGCAGAGGGTGTAAAGAGGCAGGAACTCAAGAACTCTGAGTCTGTTCA GAAATACAAACACCTCATTGGCGATCTGCTGGACTACCTCAGCAACAGGAACAT GCCTTGGAAGTTTGAACACATTTCAATTGGCTTCCTCTCATTGCTGCTGAGAGACGACCACGAACTTCCACCACCTGCTGTTATGTTCTTTGTCAAAAGCCTCAACCATGACTCCCTCTACGTCCGCAAG GTGGCGATATCAGCTGTAGCAGGGATACTGAAACAAATAAAGAGACCCCACAAGAAAGTCCCTGTCGACCCCTCTGAGCTTTGTAAGCATCATacgtttgttttctcttgtgtttttgtgtataaaCATGATTGTTTGTGTCTCGTTTTAATTCTAGATCTCAAAAATCTTGACTTATCTCTGCTAGGTGGAGTGAAGGAGCTCAGTGGTAAAGTAGCGGGAGACCGTGCAGACAACCAGTGGCTTCAATATAACAGCAGCAGTCTGCCACGCACACAGCAGGACTgggatcagtgtgtgtttgtggaaaagACTCACTGGGGATACCACTCCTGGCCAAG AAAATTAATGATGTATGCACCGCTGGAGGAACAACCCAAACAGAATCTGTCCAGAGATGAAATGACAGAG AGGGAGCAGATCATCTTTGACCATTTCTCAGACCCAGTATTCATCAACCAGTTCATTGAGTTTCTGTCCCTTGAGGACCGTAAGGGCAAGGACAAGTTCAGCCCTCGCAGGTTCTGTTTGTTCAAG GGATTGTTTCGCAACTTCAGCGATGCCTTTCTGCCAgtgctgcagccacacatggagCGCCTGGTGGCAGACTGCCACGAGAGCAAGCAGCGTTGTGTTGCAGAGATCATCTCTGGGCTGATCAGAGGCTGCAAGCACTGGAGTTACTCAAAG GTGGAGAATCTTTGGGAGCTGTTGTGTCCACTTCTCCGTATTGCCCTGTCAAACATCACAATAGAAACTTACGCTGACTGGGGAACCTGCATCGCCACAGCCTGT GAGAGTAGAGACCCAAGGAAGCTCTACTGGCTGTTTGAGTTGCTAATGGAGTCTCCAGTAAATGGCGAGGGTGGCTCCTTTGTGGATGCCTG CCGTCTGTACGTGCTGCAGGGAGGCCTGGCTCAGCAGGAGTGGCGCGTTCCAGAGCTCCTTCACAGGCTGTTACAATACCTGGAGCCCAAACTCACACAGGTCTACAAGAATGTACGAGAGCGAATCGGCAG CGTGCTCACATACATCTTCATGATTGATGTAAACTTGCCGTTTACCCAGCCGACCACGTCTCCGCGCATCTCTGACTTCACAGAGCGGattttgttgcagctgaagCCTCTCAATGAGGGCGACGAGGAGATCCAGAACCACGTGATTGAGGAGAATGAGGTGGGGGGGGTGCAGGATGAGAGGACGCAAGCCATCAAGCTTCTTAAGACAG TGCTGAAGTGGCTGATTGCAAGTGCCGGTCGCTCCTTCTCCACTGCTGTGCCAGAACAGCTGCGGTTGCTCCCCCTGCTTTTCAAG ATTGCTCCAGTTGAGAACGATGACAGTTACGATGAGCTGAAGAGGGACGCAAAGACCTGCCTGTCTCTGATGTCTCAGGGACTCCTCTACCCGGAGCAGATCCCCATGGTCCTCAGAGCTCTGCAGGAG ATTGCTGGCAGCAGCTCCTGGCACGCTCGCTACACGGTGCTCACATACCTCCAGATCATGGTTTTTTACAACCTGTTCACCTTCATGAGTGACCAGAAAGCGGTGAACGACGTGCGCTCGCTTGTGATACAACTGCTGGAAGACGAGCAGCTGGAG GTGAGAGAAATGGCCGCTACTACGCTCAGTGGCTTCCTTCAGTGCAATTTCCTGTCCATGGACGCCCCTATGCAGGCACATTTTGAGGCCCTCTGCAAGACGTCCTTACctaagaagaggaagagggagctCGGCTCCATAGTGGACACTATTCCCTCTGCTG acCTGGTACGGCGCCATGCTGGTGTTCTCGGGTTGAGTGCTTGTATTCTGTCCAGCCCGTACGATGTGCCCACTTGGATGCCGCAGCTCTTGATGGACCTCAGTGCTCACCTAAATGACACACAACCTATTGAA ATGACTGTGAAGAAAACTCTGTCAAACTTTAGACGGACTCACCATGACAACTGGCAGCAACATAAGCAGCAGTTCACAGACGACCAGCTGCTCGTTCTGACTGACCTGCTGGTCTCCCCCTGTTACTATGCCTAA